The Mucilaginibacter yixingensis genome window below encodes:
- the dnaB gene encoding replicative DNA helicase, with protein sequence MTPDNEPNNKFKNSERRGRFQNNPVNSGLGKLPPQAIDLEQAVLGALMLEKDALSSVVDILKPEVFYEERHQKIFQVIRLLFERTSPVDILTVTAQLRQQGELEIVGGAFYVTELTNRVASAANIEYHSRIIIQKYIQRELIRISSDTITSAYDDTSDVLDILDKAEKNLFDVAQNNLRRDSRKMDDLMIEALRDIEALRDKKDGLTGVPSGFTDLDRMTSGWQKSDLVIIAARPAMGKTAFVLSCARNAAVDFDKPVVVFSLEMSSVQLVNRLISGEAQIEQEKIRKGLLEEWEWQQIHSKVRRLEQAPLIIDDTPSLNIFEFRAKCRRLKSQYDISLIIIDYLQLMHGKSDGKGGNREQEIGSISRALKTVAKELNVPVIALSQLSRAVESRPGGSKKPMLSDLRESGSIEQDADMVLFLYRPEYYGLEVDEDNNPTQGVGEVIIAKHRNGETGTVRLKFVGKYVKFTDLDQGVDFGGGSFGAGGGGMDPMGGLTPSTSFDKPNNFIIRPSRMDDMDDEAPF encoded by the coding sequence ATGACTCCCGATAACGAACCTAATAATAAATTTAAAAATTCCGAGAGAAGAGGCCGCTTTCAAAACAACCCGGTAAACAGTGGGTTGGGCAAACTTCCTCCACAGGCTATTGATCTGGAACAGGCCGTTTTAGGCGCACTGATGCTGGAGAAAGATGCCTTGTCATCGGTAGTTGATATCCTAAAGCCAGAGGTGTTTTATGAAGAACGCCACCAGAAAATCTTTCAGGTAATTCGTTTACTGTTTGAGCGCACGTCGCCGGTAGATATTCTTACCGTAACCGCACAACTGCGCCAGCAGGGTGAGTTAGAAATTGTGGGCGGCGCATTCTATGTTACCGAGTTAACCAACCGTGTAGCTTCTGCAGCCAATATTGAATACCACTCGCGTATCATCATCCAAAAATATATTCAGCGCGAGCTGATCAGAATCTCCTCTGACACCATCACCAGTGCTTATGACGACACATCTGACGTACTGGATATTCTGGATAAAGCAGAGAAGAACCTGTTTGACGTTGCCCAAAACAACTTACGTCGCGACTCGCGCAAGATGGACGATCTGATGATCGAGGCCCTGCGTGATATTGAAGCCCTTCGCGATAAAAAAGACGGCCTAACGGGTGTGCCATCCGGCTTTACCGATTTGGACAGAATGACTTCGGGCTGGCAAAAATCAGATTTGGTGATCATCGCGGCTCGTCCGGCGATGGGTAAAACGGCATTCGTATTGAGTTGCGCGCGTAACGCTGCCGTTGATTTTGACAAGCCCGTTGTAGTGTTCTCGCTAGAAATGTCATCTGTTCAGTTAGTAAATCGTTTGATCTCTGGCGAGGCGCAGATTGAGCAGGAAAAGATCCGTAAAGGCTTGCTGGAAGAATGGGAATGGCAGCAGATCCACTCTAAGGTGCGCCGCCTGGAGCAGGCGCCGTTGATTATTGATGACACCCCATCGCTTAATATCTTTGAATTCAGAGCTAAATGTCGCCGCCTTAAATCGCAGTATGATATATCGCTCATCATCATTGACTACTTGCAGTTGATGCATGGTAAAAGCGATGGCAAAGGCGGTAACCGTGAGCAGGAGATTGGTTCGATCTCGCGTGCCTTGAAAACCGTGGCTAAAGAGTTGAACGTGCCGGTAATTGCCCTGTCGCAGTTAAGTCGTGCCGTAGAGAGTCGTCCGGGTGGTTCTAAAAAGCCAATGCTTTCGGATTTGCGTGAATCTGGTTCTATCGAGCAGGATGCGGATATGGTACTCTTCCTGTACCGTCCGGAATACTACGGTTTGGAGGTTGATGAGGATAACAATCCAACACAAGGCGTGGGTGAGGTAATCATTGCCAAGCACCGTAATGGTGAAACAGGTACTGTCAGGCTAAAATTCGTTGGTAAATACGTTAAGTTCACCGACCTTGACCAGGGTGTTGACTTTGGCGGAGGCAGTTTTGGTGCTGGTGGTGGAGGTATGGATCCAATGGGTGGCCTCACTCCTTCTACGAGCTTTGATAAGCCAAATAACTTTATCATTCGTCCATCTCGTATGGACGATATGGATGATGAAGCACCGTTTTAA
- the rlmB gene encoding 23S rRNA (guanosine(2251)-2'-O)-methyltransferase RlmB — translation MQYGNREKRESNQMVFGIRAIMEAIVSGKEIESLYIQRGLSGGLMQELKVLLHQYQIPSQQVPVEKLDRLTPKNHQGAVAFISPIIYQKVEDIIPQIFERGEVPLLLVLDGVTDVRNMGAIARTAECAGVHAIVVPSKGSAQINPDAIKTSAGALYKIPVCRQDNLLLACRFLQESGLQLVSCTEKTNDFIYQPDYTAPTAIIMGAEDEGIRNEIIRISDHLAKIPMYGEIESLNVSVSAGVIIYEAVRQRSL, via the coding sequence ATGCAGTACGGTAACCGCGAAAAGCGTGAAAGCAACCAGATGGTGTTTGGCATCAGAGCCATTATGGAAGCCATAGTTTCTGGAAAAGAGATAGAATCGTTATACATCCAACGCGGTTTGTCGGGCGGGCTGATGCAGGAATTGAAAGTACTGCTGCATCAATATCAAATCCCATCACAACAGGTACCTGTAGAAAAGTTAGACCGTCTGACGCCGAAAAATCACCAGGGGGCCGTAGCTTTTATATCACCTATTATTTATCAAAAAGTAGAGGACATCATCCCGCAGATCTTTGAAAGGGGAGAGGTGCCACTATTATTGGTTTTGGACGGTGTTACCGATGTGCGTAACATGGGCGCAATTGCCCGCACCGCAGAATGCGCCGGCGTGCATGCCATTGTAGTGCCATCAAAAGGTTCGGCACAAATCAATCCGGATGCTATTAAAACATCTGCCGGAGCACTTTATAAAATACCGGTTTGCCGCCAGGATAACCTGTTGCTGGCTTGTCGGTTTTTGCAGGAGAGTGGCTTACAATTGGTAAGCTGTACAGAGAAAACTAATGATTTTATTTATCAGCCCGATTATACAGCACCAACCGCTATTATTATGGGTGCCGAGGATGAAGGCATACGTAATGAGATAATCCGCATTTCAGATCATCTGGCTAAGATTCCGATGTACGGCGAGATTGAATCACTTAACGTTTCGGTATCCGCAGGGGTAATCATTTATGAGGCAGTGAGACAGAGATCCTTATAA
- a CDS encoding mannose-1-phosphate guanylyltransferase, whose amino-acid sequence MNKNNFAIIMAGGIGSRFWPISRTSHPKQFIDILGTGKTLIQQTYDRFLKVCPPENIFIATNEIYSDLVKAQLAGIQDQQILTEPVMRNTAPCIAYGCFKIQSINPDAVICVAPSDHLILDEPAFISTIERSMETAVSHNCLITLGIKPSRPDTGYGYIQYTDQTINGDFHKVKTFTEKPSLDIAKTFIQSGDFLWNAGIFIWSVNAITEAFGKYLPDINDIFVDARSVYNTETERSYIHTAYQQCTNISIDYGVMEKASNVYVLPSEFGWSDLGTWASIYQLAEKDYVGNAVIPSERVIMYDSSNCMVNVPEGKLVVLQGLHDYIVVESNNTLLICPRDQEQNVKQVVADVKQKFGTKYI is encoded by the coding sequence ATGAACAAAAACAACTTCGCCATTATCATGGCAGGCGGCATTGGCAGTCGCTTCTGGCCTATCAGCAGAACTTCACATCCTAAACAATTTATTGATATTTTAGGAACAGGCAAAACGCTCATTCAGCAAACGTATGATCGTTTTTTGAAAGTATGTCCGCCCGAAAATATTTTTATAGCAACCAACGAGATTTATAGCGATTTGGTGAAAGCTCAACTTGCAGGTATTCAGGATCAGCAAATATTAACAGAACCAGTTATGCGCAATACTGCACCATGTATTGCCTATGGTTGTTTTAAAATTCAAAGCATTAATCCGGATGCCGTAATTTGCGTTGCGCCTTCAGATCACCTGATTCTGGATGAACCAGCTTTTATCAGTACTATTGAACGCTCTATGGAGACGGCCGTTAGTCACAATTGTTTGATTACGTTGGGCATCAAGCCATCGCGTCCTGACACCGGTTATGGTTATATTCAGTATACCGACCAAACCATTAACGGCGATTTCCATAAAGTAAAAACCTTTACCGAAAAGCCGTCGCTTGATATTGCCAAAACCTTTATTCAAAGCGGTGATTTCCTGTGGAATGCGGGTATCTTTATTTGGTCTGTCAATGCTATTACAGAAGCCTTTGGCAAATATCTGCCAGATATTAATGACATTTTTGTTGATGCCCGCTCTGTATATAACACAGAGACCGAGCGCTCTTATATCCACACCGCTTACCAGCAATGTACTAATATCTCTATTGATTACGGTGTAATGGAAAAGGCATCTAATGTTTATGTGTTGCCGTCTGAGTTTGGTTGGTCTGATTTAGGTACCTGGGCCTCTATCTATCAACTGGCCGAAAAAGATTACGTAGGCAACGCCGTAATTCCTTCAGAGCGCGTTATTATGTACGACTCGTCAAACTGTATGGTAAACGTACCGGAAGGCAAATTGGTAGTACTACAAGGCTTGCATGACTACATTGTGGTAGAGTCTAACAACACCCTGCTCATTTGTCCGCGCGATCAAGAGCAGAACGTAAAGCAAGTAGTGGCCGACGTGAAGCAGAAGTTTGGAACGAAGTATATTTAG
- the recQ gene encoding DNA helicase RecQ, with amino-acid sequence METKKSLFDNLQNFFGFDNFKGEQEAIITNILSGNDTFVIMPTGGGKSMCYQLPALMSEGTAIVISPLIALMKNQVDQLRAFGGSDSIAHFLNSSLTKSEIARVKDDVLSGKTKLLYVAPESLTKQDNIDFLRLNHVSFVAVDEAHCISEWGHDFRPEYRKIRQVISNIGENIPIIALTATATPKVQQDIQKNLQMNNATVYKSSFNRSNLFYEVRPKRNVLKEIIRFVKQHPGKSGIIYCLSRKKVEEVAEALTLNGINAMPYHAGLDAKVRADTQDKFLMEEIDVIVATIAFGMGIDKPDVRYVIHHDMPKSMEGYYQETGRSGRDGGEGICVAFYSEKDIDKLQKFMKDKPVSEREIGTQILKEVIDYAESSVCRRKQILHYFGENFNEAGCNNMCDNCCATKQHFDGEEHLHKALSLIKKLGEKFDDHHVVSLLMGTDNPQIHHYEHHLIDEFGSGKDQGEIVWQSLLRQAMLDNYLLKDIDHYGLLKLTAKGHDFLENPHGIRFIMNRPVGATDDDESDDNPKQAASALDTQLLQMLKDLRKKVAKQKGLPPFVIFQDPSLEEMCTHYPITTDELKQISGVGVGKAMKFGAPFTELIKKYVEENDIDRPVDMVIKSAANKSALKVYIIQNIDRHLDLEDIAASKGITYEDVLREVETIVNSGTKLNLNYYIDEVIDEDKQEEVYDYFKSADSDSIDNALSELGSDDYTREEVQLMRIKFMSELGN; translated from the coding sequence ATCGAAACAAAAAAATCGCTTTTCGATAATCTCCAGAACTTCTTCGGATTTGACAATTTCAAGGGAGAGCAGGAAGCGATCATTACCAACATACTGTCAGGTAACGACACATTTGTGATTATGCCCACCGGCGGTGGCAAATCTATGTGCTATCAGTTACCTGCACTCATGAGCGAGGGCACAGCGATTGTGATCTCGCCTTTGATCGCACTGATGAAGAATCAGGTAGATCAACTGCGCGCATTCGGTGGTTCAGACAGCATTGCGCATTTTTTAAATTCATCTCTTACCAAATCAGAAATTGCCCGTGTTAAAGATGATGTGCTGAGTGGCAAAACCAAATTGCTGTACGTAGCACCAGAATCATTAACCAAACAGGATAATATTGATTTTCTTCGCCTCAATCATGTATCGTTTGTGGCAGTTGATGAGGCGCACTGTATTTCTGAATGGGGACACGATTTCCGTCCGGAGTATCGTAAGATCCGTCAGGTAATCAGCAACATTGGCGAGAATATTCCTATTATAGCCCTTACAGCAACTGCTACACCAAAGGTACAGCAGGATATTCAGAAGAACTTACAGATGAACAATGCGACGGTGTATAAATCATCGTTCAACCGTTCAAACCTGTTTTATGAGGTAAGGCCGAAACGCAACGTACTGAAAGAGATTATCCGTTTTGTAAAACAACATCCGGGTAAATCTGGCATTATATACTGCCTGAGCCGTAAAAAAGTGGAAGAGGTTGCCGAGGCTTTAACGCTGAACGGTATTAATGCCATGCCATATCACGCTGGTCTTGACGCCAAGGTGCGTGCCGACACGCAGGACAAATTCCTGATGGAAGAGATTGATGTGATTGTGGCCACCATCGCCTTCGGTATGGGTATTGATAAACCTGATGTGCGCTATGTAATACACCATGATATGCCAAAGAGCATGGAAGGTTATTACCAGGAGACAGGTCGTTCTGGCCGTGATGGGGGTGAGGGTATCTGTGTGGCTTTCTATTCTGAAAAGGATATAGATAAGCTACAGAAATTCATGAAAGACAAGCCGGTATCTGAGCGCGAAATTGGTACCCAGATACTGAAAGAGGTGATAGACTACGCTGAATCGTCAGTTTGTCGCCGTAAGCAGATCCTGCATTATTTCGGTGAAAACTTTAATGAGGCCGGTTGTAACAACATGTGCGATAACTGCTGCGCCACCAAGCAACATTTTGATGGCGAGGAGCATTTGCATAAAGCACTGAGTTTGATTAAAAAACTTGGCGAGAAGTTTGACGATCATCACGTAGTGAGCCTGTTAATGGGAACTGATAATCCGCAGATCCATCATTATGAACATCATCTGATTGATGAATTTGGTTCTGGTAAGGATCAGGGCGAGATTGTTTGGCAGTCGCTATTACGCCAGGCTATGCTGGATAACTACTTGCTGAAAGATATTGATCATTATGGCTTGTTGAAGTTAACCGCCAAAGGGCACGACTTTTTAGAAAATCCGCACGGTATTCGTTTTATCATGAACCGCCCTGTTGGCGCTACTGACGACGACGAGAGCGACGACAATCCAAAACAAGCTGCTAGCGCACTGGATACACAGTTACTGCAAATGTTGAAAGACCTGCGCAAAAAGGTAGCCAAGCAAAAAGGCCTGCCGCCATTTGTTATCTTCCAGGACCCGTCGTTGGAGGAAATGTGTACGCATTATCCTATTACTACAGATGAATTGAAACAGATTTCGGGCGTAGGTGTGGGCAAGGCGATGAAATTCGGCGCGCCATTTACCGAGCTGATCAAGAAATATGTAGAAGAGAACGATATCGATCGTCCGGTTGATATGGTGATCAAGAGCGCAGCCAATAAATCGGCACTGAAGGTTTATATCATCCAAAATATCGACCGTCATTTGGATCTGGAAGATATAGCGGCCTCAAAAGGTATTACTTACGAGGATGTGCTGCGTGAAGTAGAAACCATCGTTAACTCGGGTACCAAACTGAACCTGAACTATTATATTGACGAAGTAATAGATGAAGATAAACAGGAAGAGGTTTACGATTACTTTAAATCTGCCGATAGCGACTCTATCGATAACGCACTTTCTGAACTGGGATCAGATGACTATACCCGCGAAGAAGTGCAGTTGATGAGAATTAAATTTATGAGCGAGTTGGGGAATTAA
- a CDS encoding OmpA family protein translates to MKAPLLLLLLLVPVIVFAQSRQYSTTDKEAIKLYAEANQDIDSHLYDDAIVKLTKALDNDGKFIEAHAQIADLYSLKHFWGEAIKHYKKVALLNADFNRGIYLKMGEAEVNDAQYAAAIPDLEKYLTYPNATEQNRFFARKLIADCEFSIKAIQNPVPFKPVNMGPEINTANDEYLPVATADESMLIFTRKINNNEDFYRSLKKDGKWQTAVYLSNQINTPNYNEGAQSISQDGKYLFFTGCNRPDGLGRCDIYISQKRGDDWSKPFDLSPPINTPGWESQPSISADGRTLYFVSNRKGGYGGYDIWKSRLTEKGWGEPENMGPNINTSFDEQSPFIHADDSTFYFCSNGWPGLGSKDLFVSRLGKDGKWQKPQNLGYPINSNGDENGLTINANGTYAFFASNNLNGYGGYDIYTFELPASDRPRAVTYVKGTITDSRTKEPLEAQVEIVDLQKNVPVYQDYSSASGDFLATLTSGKNYGLTISKNGYLFYSANLPVLDKSSASKPYVIEVSMHPIEVGGRMILANIFFDTNRYDLKPESMSELQKLIDFMALNPTVKIQISGHTDDIGNDQMNQVLSENRAKSVYQYLINHQVPPARLAFKGYGKTMPIVQNTSDENRAQNRRTEFVIVGK, encoded by the coding sequence ATGAAAGCCCCTTTACTACTGCTATTATTGCTGGTACCGGTAATTGTGTTTGCCCAATCGAGGCAGTACAGCACTACCGATAAGGAGGCAATTAAACTTTATGCAGAGGCTAATCAGGATATTGATAGTCATTTGTATGATGATGCTATAGTCAAGTTAACCAAGGCGCTGGATAACGACGGTAAGTTTATAGAGGCCCATGCCCAGATAGCCGATTTGTATAGCCTGAAGCATTTTTGGGGCGAAGCCATAAAGCATTATAAGAAAGTAGCGCTGTTGAATGCCGATTTTAACCGGGGTATCTACCTGAAAATGGGAGAAGCCGAAGTAAATGACGCGCAATATGCCGCCGCCATTCCCGATCTGGAGAAATACCTCACCTACCCCAATGCTACTGAGCAAAACCGTTTTTTTGCGCGCAAGCTGATTGCCGATTGCGAGTTTAGCATTAAGGCCATCCAAAACCCGGTACCGTTTAAGCCGGTTAACATGGGCCCGGAAATTAATACCGCTAATGACGAATATCTGCCCGTTGCTACTGCGGATGAAAGTATGCTGATCTTTACTCGTAAGATCAACAATAACGAAGATTTTTATCGTAGTCTGAAGAAAGACGGGAAATGGCAAACGGCCGTTTACCTGAGCAACCAGATTAATACGCCTAATTATAACGAGGGTGCACAATCTATCTCGCAGGATGGTAAATACCTGTTTTTTACTGGTTGTAACCGTCCGGATGGCTTAGGTCGGTGTGATATTTATATATCCCAAAAACGTGGCGACGACTGGTCGAAACCGTTTGACTTGAGTCCGCCGATTAATACGCCGGGTTGGGAATCACAACCATCGATAAGCGCGGATGGCCGGACGTTATATTTTGTGAGCAACCGTAAAGGCGGCTATGGTGGCTATGACATTTGGAAATCCAGATTAACCGAAAAAGGTTGGGGTGAGCCCGAGAATATGGGGCCAAACATCAATACCTCCTTTGATGAGCAATCGCCATTTATTCATGCTGACGATAGTACATTCTATTTCTGCTCAAACGGCTGGCCGGGATTGGGCAGTAAGGATTTGTTTGTTAGTCGCCTAGGGAAAGATGGCAAATGGCAAAAGCCACAGAACCTGGGCTATCCCATTAACTCTAACGGCGATGAAAACGGTTTGACCATTAACGCCAACGGCACTTACGCTTTCTTTGCTTCCAACAATCTGAATGGCTACGGTGGTTATGATATTTACACATTTGAGCTACCCGCCAGCGACAGGCCACGGGCTGTTACCTACGTAAAAGGCACAATAACAGACAGCAGAACCAAAGAACCGCTGGAAGCTCAAGTAGAGATTGTAGACCTGCAAAAGAACGTCCCTGTTTACCAGGATTATAGCTCGGCCAGTGGCGATTTTTTGGCTACACTTACCTCTGGCAAAAACTATGGATTGACTATTTCTAAGAATGGCTATTTGTTCTATTCGGCTAACTTGCCGGTGCTGGATAAATCATCAGCCAGCAAGCCTTACGTCATTGAAGTATCTATGCACCCTATTGAGGTAGGCGGCAGGATGATTCTGGCTAATATCTTCTTCGATACCAATCGTTATGATCTGAAACCAGAGTCGATGTCTGAATTGCAGAAACTGATTGATTTTATGGCGCTAAACCCAACCGTTAAAATACAGATCTCGGGCCATACGGACGATATTGGTAATGATCAGATGAATCAGGTATTATCCGAGAATCGGGCCAAATCAGTTTATCAATATCTCATTAATCATCAGGTACCTCCCGCACGACTGGCTTTTAAAGGCTATGGCAAAACTATGCCAATTGTGCAAAATACCAGCGATGAAAACCGCGCACAGAACCGTAGGACGGAGTTTGTTATTGTGGGGAAATAA
- a CDS encoding 7-carboxy-7-deazaguanine synthase QueE: MAHVIPEDGTMLPLMEEFYTIQGEGFNTGKAAYFIRLGGCDVGCHWCDVKESWDAELHPLTHADVIVKNAGQHPAKAVVVTGGEPLIYNLDYLTAQLQEHGIRTFIETSGAYPLSGNWDWICLSPKKFKAPTPHVAEKADELKVIVFNKSDFMWAEEHAKMVGPNCKLYLQPEWSKAKEMIPLIVDYVMNNPQWEISLQTHKYLNIP; the protein is encoded by the coding sequence ATGGCACACGTAATACCAGAAGACGGCACCATGCTTCCATTAATGGAAGAGTTTTACACCATTCAAGGCGAAGGGTTTAATACTGGAAAAGCCGCGTATTTTATTCGTTTGGGTGGTTGTGATGTGGGCTGCCATTGGTGCGATGTAAAAGAAAGCTGGGATGCCGAACTGCACCCGCTCACTCACGCCGATGTGATTGTGAAAAACGCAGGCCAGCATCCGGCCAAAGCTGTGGTTGTTACCGGTGGCGAGCCGTTGATCTATAACTTGGATTACCTGACTGCCCAGCTGCAAGAACACGGTATCCGTACCTTTATTGAAACTTCGGGAGCCTATCCTCTTTCTGGTAACTGGGATTGGATCTGCCTGTCTCCAAAGAAATTTAAGGCCCCTACTCCCCACGTAGCCGAGAAGGCCGACGAGCTAAAAGTGATCGTTTTTAACAAATCAGACTTTATGTGGGCCGAAGAACATGCCAAAATGGTTGGCCCCAACTGTAAACTTTATTTACAACCAGAGTGGTCTAAGGCTAAAGAAATGATACCACTGATTGTAGATTATGTGATGAATAACCCGCAGTGGGAAATATCGTTGCAAACGCATAAATATCTTAATATCCCGTAA
- a CDS encoding Rieske 2Fe-2S domain-containing protein, with protein MNWFKVPGVVYTQEPFIKKVVAGGKSLCLVGYNGEVFALASRCPHAQEDISRGWCKDGKLVCPIHRFSYDLQTGRGSPGQNDFIHTYPVKIKTNEIYVGFNTWKENLINLFK; from the coding sequence ATGAACTGGTTTAAAGTGCCCGGCGTTGTTTATACCCAGGAGCCTTTTATTAAGAAAGTAGTGGCAGGCGGTAAGAGCCTTTGCCTTGTTGGTTATAACGGCGAGGTATTTGCCCTGGCCTCCAGATGCCCGCACGCACAGGAGGATATCTCCCGCGGATGGTGTAAAGACGGTAAACTGGTTTGCCCGATCCACCGTTTCTCGTATGATCTGCAGACCGGTCGCGGGAGCCCCGGACAGAATGATTTTATCCATACCTATCCCGTAAAAATAAAAACAAATGAGATCTATGTGGGCTTTAATACTTGGAAGGAAAACTTAATAAACCTTTTCAAGTAA
- a CDS encoding bifunctional 5,10-methylenetetrahydrofolate dehydrogenase/5,10-methenyltetrahydrofolate cyclohydrolase produces MQLLDGKYVSEKLKGEIAEQAAAYLEKSGRKPHLVAVLVGHDGGSETYVASKMKNCEKVGFKSTLVRYESDVTQEELLAKVAELNADEDIDGIIVQLPLPKHIDPEKVTERIDYKKDVDGFHPINLGRMQRNLPSFIPATPFGITLMLKEYGIETAGKHCVVVGRSNIVGSPMSILMARNTQPGNCTVTICHSRTPDIKKFTLDADILIVAIGKKNFITADMVKEGAVIVDVGMNRETSTTTKSGYKLYGDVDFENVAPKASWITPVPGGVGLMTIIGLLRNTLASANGEVY; encoded by the coding sequence ATGCAGTTACTCGACGGTAAATACGTATCAGAAAAATTAAAAGGTGAAATTGCTGAGCAGGCAGCGGCTTATCTGGAAAAGAGCGGTCGTAAACCACATTTGGTGGCTGTGCTGGTTGGCCATGACGGTGGCAGCGAAACTTACGTGGCCAGCAAAATGAAGAACTGCGAGAAAGTAGGCTTTAAATCTACTCTGGTACGTTACGAGTCTGATGTTACTCAAGAGGAACTGTTAGCTAAAGTTGCCGAACTGAACGCCGATGAAGATATCGACGGTATCATCGTTCAGCTACCGTTACCAAAACACATCGATCCGGAGAAAGTTACCGAGCGCATAGATTATAAGAAAGACGTGGACGGCTTCCATCCTATTAACCTGGGCCGCATGCAACGTAACCTGCCGTCGTTTATTCCGGCTACTCCTTTTGGCATTACGCTGATGCTGAAAGAGTATGGTATTGAAACTGCCGGTAAGCATTGCGTGGTAGTTGGCCGCAGCAATATTGTGGGCTCGCCAATGAGCATTTTGATGGCTCGTAACACTCAACCGGGCAACTGTACGGTAACCATTTGCCATAGTCGTACACCAGATATTAAGAAGTTTACGCTGGATGCCGATATCCTGATCGTAGCCATCGGCAAGAAAAACTTTATCACTGCCGATATGGTGAAAGAAGGTGCAGTGATAGTTGACGTAGGTATGAACCGCGAAACATCAACTACTACCAAATCTGGCTACAAACTTTATGGCGATGTTGATTTTGAAAACGTTGCGCCAAAAGCATCATGGATTACCCCGGTACCCGGTGGTGTTGGTTTGATGACCATCATCGGTTTGTTGCGTAATACCCTGGCCTCGGCCAATGGGGAGGTTTATTAA